In a single window of the Candidatus Eisenbacteria bacterium genome:
- a CDS encoding helix-turn-helix transcriptional regulator, giving the protein MSEREVVHGSRTGGRTGRETTTPATDAADRGTPSPAPVADAPADPGGYSPAELGRRIKMLRIGRGMTLKDLEERGGISATHVSEIERGKASPTVGALGRIATALGLRPATLVEAQPLPVVCVHRASDADAYPLQWGGATIVPLADPTQDSELGLHRLTLPISRDVLLEHHHDGEEWVTVLAGVAEIRVEGRPYVLREGDSLHFRATHPHSYANLGSAPVTLLVASRPRLAL; this is encoded by the coding sequence ATGAGCGAGCGCGAGGTCGTGCACGGAAGCAGGACCGGGGGACGAACCGGTCGGGAGACGACGACACCGGCCACCGATGCCGCGGACCGCGGGACGCCCTCGCCGGCGCCCGTCGCCGACGCTCCCGCCGATCCGGGCGGTTACTCTCCCGCCGAACTCGGCCGCCGGATCAAGATGCTGCGTATCGGTCGCGGCATGACCCTCAAGGATCTCGAAGAGCGGGGCGGCATCTCCGCGACCCACGTCTCGGAGATCGAGCGCGGCAAGGCCTCGCCGACGGTCGGCGCGCTCGGCAGGATCGCGACGGCCCTGGGTCTGCGCCCGGCGACGCTCGTCGAGGCGCAGCCGCTGCCGGTCGTGTGCGTGCACCGCGCGAGCGACGCGGACGCGTATCCGCTGCAGTGGGGCGGCGCGACGATCGTCCCGCTCGCGGACCCGACGCAGGACTCGGAACTCGGCCTGCACCGCCTGACCCTGCCCATCTCCCGCGACGTGCTGCTCGAGCACCATCACGACGGCGAGGAATGGGTCACGGTCCTGGCCGGCGTGGCCGAGATCCGCGTCGAGGGCCGGCCGTACGTCCTGCGCGAGGGCGACTCGCTGCACTTTCGCGCGACGCATCCGCACTCGTACGCCAACCTCGGATCCGCGCCGGTGACGCTTCTGGTCGCGAGCCGTCCGCGACTCGCGCTCTAG
- a CDS encoding helix-turn-helix domain-containing protein — protein MKDPMTSTSIVEIEELGRRVRRLRSERRMTLKQVESASGLSATHLSEIERGRTSPTIGALTRIARALEKDVSFFIERDERPEVAHHLREQVAGYVAGDGITAESLSAGIPGSSLFTYRVRLEPTSSTGLRLLAQEAPGDAVLHVLAGRLEAQCPQRSHSLGAGDTLHAALVATLTLRAGGTGPVEFVLATTRALEENR, from the coding sequence ATGAAGGACCCGATGACCTCCACCTCGATCGTCGAAATCGAAGAACTCGGCCGCCGCGTGCGCCGGCTGCGCTCCGAGCGTCGCATGACGCTCAAGCAGGTCGAGTCCGCGAGCGGCCTGTCGGCCACCCACCTCTCCGAAATCGAGCGTGGCAGGACGTCGCCCACCATCGGCGCGCTCACGCGAATCGCGCGTGCCCTCGAGAAGGATGTCTCCTTCTTCATCGAACGCGACGAGCGGCCGGAGGTGGCGCACCACCTGCGCGAGCAGGTGGCCGGTTACGTGGCCGGGGACGGAATCACGGCCGAGTCGCTGAGCGCCGGCATTCCGGGCAGCAGCCTGTTCACCTACCGTGTCCGGCTCGAACCCACGTCCTCGACCGGGTTGCGGCTGCTCGCGCAGGAGGCGCCCGGCGACGCGGTCCTGCACGTGCTCGCCGGCCGGCTCGAAGCCCAGTGCCCCCAGCGGTCGCACTCGCTCGGCGCGGGCGACACGCTGCACGCGGCGCTGGTGGCGACGCTGACGCTGCGCGCCGGCGGAACCGGACCGGTCGAGTTCGTGCTCGCGACCACGCGGGCGCTGGAGGAAAACCGATGA
- a CDS encoding electron transfer flavoprotein subunit beta/FixA family protein: protein MLQVVCIKQVPDTETRVRVATDGRTLDPAGVTWIVNPYDEFAIEAALQLKEKTGAGEVVVISLGGPGVATAIRSALAMGADRAIHLKSDAPAPDSLGVARALAGAIRDLGAEIVWFGKQAVDDDAAQVGPMVAELLALPCATLVSKFELDGRTARIEREIEGGLEIVELPLPAVLTTDKGLNQPRFASLKGIMAAKKKPIEERAADLGGANLEVLALELPPARAAGRIVGEGVAAVPELVRVLREEAKVL from the coding sequence GTGCTGCAGGTCGTGTGCATCAAGCAGGTCCCCGACACCGAGACGCGTGTCCGGGTCGCGACGGACGGACGGACGCTCGATCCGGCCGGCGTCACCTGGATCGTCAACCCGTACGACGAGTTCGCCATCGAAGCGGCGCTGCAGCTCAAGGAGAAGACCGGCGCCGGCGAAGTCGTGGTCATCTCGCTGGGAGGTCCGGGCGTCGCGACCGCGATTCGCAGTGCGCTCGCCATGGGCGCCGATCGTGCGATTCACCTGAAGTCGGACGCCCCGGCGCCGGATTCGCTGGGCGTGGCCCGCGCGCTCGCCGGCGCGATCCGCGACCTCGGCGCCGAGATCGTCTGGTTCGGCAAGCAGGCCGTGGACGACGACGCGGCGCAGGTCGGACCGATGGTCGCCGAGTTGCTCGCCCTGCCCTGCGCGACGCTCGTCTCGAAGTTCGAGCTCGATGGCCGGACCGCGCGGATCGAGCGCGAGATCGAAGGCGGCCTCGAAATCGTCGAACTGCCGCTGCCCGCGGTGCTCACGACGGACAAGGGGCTCAACCAGCCGCGCTTCGCCTCGCTCAAGGGCATCATGGCCGCCAAGAAGAAGCCCATCGAGGAGCGCGCCGCCGACCTCGGGGGAGCGAACCTCGAAGTCCTCGCGCTCGAGTTGCCGCCCGCCCGCGCGGCCGGTCGCATCGTCGGCGAGGGAGTCGCGGCGGTGCCGGAGCTGGTGCGCGTCCTGCGCGAAGAAGCCAAGGTCCTTTGA
- a CDS encoding electron transfer flavoprotein subunit alpha/FixB family protein, with translation MSILVFLEQREGQLRSVSREALGEATRLAAELGGPVTGVCCAAADPGLAALGDAGADRVLLAKHESFAAYEGAAFAAAVAAAVAATHAKVVLLPASSLGKDLAARLAARLGVGLASDCTSLAVEGGRLVARRPVLAGKAIQKLAFPASPAIASLRPKAFAAVSGAGRAGTVEALAASVDTSLPRARVTGTSAAKGGKVDLTEAEIIVSGGRGMKGPEHFALIEQLADALGGSVGASRAVVDAGWRPHGEQVGQTGKTVSPRLYVAIGISGAIQHLAGMTSSRCIVAINKDPDAPIFKVADYGIVGDAFEVVPALTEAVRQLHR, from the coding sequence GTGAGCATTCTGGTGTTCCTCGAGCAGCGCGAAGGCCAGCTGCGTTCCGTTTCGCGCGAAGCGCTCGGCGAGGCGACGCGCCTCGCGGCGGAGCTGGGCGGTCCGGTGACGGGCGTGTGCTGCGCCGCGGCCGATCCGGGCCTCGCGGCGCTGGGAGACGCGGGCGCCGACCGTGTGCTGCTCGCGAAGCACGAATCGTTCGCCGCCTACGAAGGCGCCGCCTTCGCCGCGGCGGTCGCGGCGGCGGTCGCCGCCACCCACGCGAAGGTCGTTCTGCTGCCGGCCTCCTCGCTCGGCAAGGACCTCGCGGCACGGCTGGCGGCGCGCCTCGGCGTCGGACTCGCGTCCGACTGTACGTCGCTCGCCGTGGAAGGCGGTCGCCTGGTGGCCCGGCGCCCCGTCCTCGCGGGAAAGGCGATCCAGAAGCTCGCGTTTCCGGCTTCGCCGGCCATCGCGTCGCTGCGTCCCAAGGCGTTCGCGGCCGTTTCCGGAGCGGGCCGGGCGGGGACGGTGGAAGCGCTGGCCGCTTCCGTGGACACATCGCTGCCGCGCGCCCGCGTGACCGGAACCTCGGCGGCGAAGGGCGGCAAGGTGGACCTGACCGAGGCCGAGATCATCGTCTCGGGCGGGCGCGGCATGAAGGGCCCGGAGCACTTCGCGCTGATCGAGCAGCTTGCCGACGCCCTGGGCGGAAGCGTGGGCGCCTCGCGTGCGGTCGTGGACGCCGGCTGGCGCCCGCATGGCGAGCAGGTGGGGCAGACCGGCAAGACCGTTTCGCCGCGGCTCTACGTCGCGATCGGAATCAGCGGCGCGATCCAGCACCTTGCCGGCATGACTTCGTCGCGCTGCATCGTCGCGATCAACAAGGATCCCGACGCTCCCATCTTCAAGGTCGCCGACTACGGCATCGTCGGCGACGCGTTCGAGGTCGTGCCGGCGCTCACCGAGGCGGTTCGGCAGCTTCATCGCTGA
- the ndhC gene encoding NADH-quinone oxidoreductase subunit A, with protein sequence MLPYVPVLLFVLVGLGFAAVTIGLSTFIVPRYRNAVKDSAYECGVEPVGNARSRFSVKFYLVAVLFILFDIEAVFLYPWAVSFKWLGLYGVIEMVLFIAILLAGYFYLLRKGALEWD encoded by the coding sequence ATGCTGCCCTACGTCCCCGTCCTGCTGTTCGTGCTGGTCGGACTTGGCTTCGCCGCCGTCACGATCGGGCTGTCCACGTTCATCGTCCCGCGCTACCGGAACGCGGTGAAGGACAGCGCCTACGAGTGCGGCGTGGAGCCGGTGGGCAACGCCCGCAGCCGCTTCTCGGTGAAGTTCTACCTCGTGGCCGTGCTGTTCATCCTGTTCGACATCGAAGCCGTCTTCCTCTACCCGTGGGCCGTGTCGTTCAAGTGGCTGGGGCTGTACGGCGTCATCGAGATGGTGTTGTTCATCGCCATCCTGCTGGCGGGCTACTTCTATCTGCTGCGCAAAGGCGCCCTGGAATGGGACTGA
- a CDS encoding NADH-quinone oxidoreductase subunit B: MPRTEEDNLREEVERGVIFTKLESVVNWAVNNARANSIWPLSFGLACCAIEMMAVAGPRFDISRFGAEVYRGSPRQADLMIVAGRVSIKMAPVVRQLYEQMTEPKWVISMGACASCGGVFNNYAILQGVDKVVPVDVYVPGCPPRPEGLLYGVLKLQEKILASKPELGPIGRKRRKGVA; encoded by the coding sequence CTGCCGCGCACCGAGGAGGACAACCTGCGCGAGGAGGTCGAGCGCGGCGTGATCTTCACGAAGCTCGAGTCGGTGGTGAACTGGGCGGTGAACAACGCCCGCGCGAACTCGATCTGGCCGCTGAGCTTCGGTCTCGCCTGCTGCGCGATCGAAATGATGGCGGTCGCCGGGCCGCGCTTCGACATCTCGCGCTTCGGCGCCGAGGTGTACCGGGGCTCGCCACGGCAGGCCGACCTGATGATCGTGGCCGGGCGCGTGTCCATCAAGATGGCGCCGGTCGTGCGGCAGCTCTACGAACAGATGACCGAGCCCAAGTGGGTGATCTCGATGGGCGCCTGCGCCTCGTGCGGCGGCGTGTTCAACAACTACGCGATCCTGCAGGGCGTGGACAAGGTCGTGCCGGTGGACGTGTACGTGCCCGGCTGTCCGCCCCGCCCCGAGGGCCTGCTCTACGGCGTGCTCAAGCTTCAGGAGAAGATCCTCGCGTCGAAGCCCGAACTCGGGCCGATCGGACGCAAGCGCCGCAAGGGCGTCGCCTGA
- a CDS encoding NADH-quinone oxidoreductase subunit C: MATTAERVDLRLRERFPTVALERLEGPAIRDWTLIVPADALVEVCTFLRDDPELDFAMLSWVGGVDWLPRVPRFETVYNLLSLSNALRFTLKVRIPEENPRVPSVTGVWPTANWHERETFDFYGIEFTGHPDLTRILLPEDWVGWPLRKDSPLGYEEVAFTHNSPNRVKPDPALRKLAPKKVKYRAQ, encoded by the coding sequence ATGGCGACGACGGCGGAACGGGTGGACCTCAGGCTGCGCGAGCGGTTTCCGACCGTGGCGCTGGAGCGCCTCGAGGGCCCCGCCATCCGCGACTGGACCCTGATCGTGCCGGCCGACGCGCTCGTCGAGGTCTGCACCTTCCTGCGCGACGACCCCGAGCTGGACTTCGCGATGCTCTCGTGGGTCGGCGGGGTGGACTGGCTGCCGCGCGTGCCGCGCTTCGAGACCGTCTACAACCTGCTTTCGCTGTCGAACGCGCTGCGCTTCACGCTCAAGGTAAGGATTCCCGAGGAGAACCCGCGGGTTCCGAGCGTGACGGGCGTGTGGCCGACGGCCAACTGGCACGAGCGCGAGACCTTCGACTTCTACGGGATCGAGTTCACGGGACATCCCGACCTGACGCGCATCCTGCTGCCCGAGGACTGGGTCGGCTGGCCGCTGCGCAAGGACTCGCCGCTCGGCTACGAGGAAGTGGCGTTCACGCACAACTCCCCGAACCGCGTGAAGCCCGATCCCGCGTTGCGCAAGCTCGCGCCGAAGAAGGTCAAGTACCGTGCGCAATGA
- the nuoD gene encoding NADH dehydrogenase (quinone) subunit D, translating into MRNETMTLNMGPQHPSTHGVLRVALELDGETIVKAKPIIGYLHTGMEKQAEYKTYTQSIPQTDRMDYISPLSNNLAFCLAAEKLLGIEPPARVQAIRVLLCELTRISSHCVWVGTHAIDIGALTVFWYSFREREKVLSIYDMVAGARMTSSYFRVGGLSMDIPEGFLERCEKFVAEMPGHVDEYENMLTKNPIWLARTRDVALLPAKDAVAWGVTGPSLRGSGVRYDIRRNEPYSGYDTYDFEVPVGRGVGDAYDRYLVRMAEMRQSVRIAKQAIARIRELGEKGLYRVRDYKYVLPPKEEVKTSMEALIHHFKIVSHGFFPPVGEAYAAVEAPKGELGFWFVSDGSPRPWRMKVRSPSFINLQALPLMIEGRLIADVIAAIGSIDIVLGEVDR; encoded by the coding sequence GTGCGCAATGAGACCATGACGCTGAACATGGGGCCGCAGCACCCCTCCACGCATGGCGTGCTGCGGGTGGCCCTCGAACTGGACGGCGAAACGATCGTCAAGGCGAAGCCAATCATCGGCTACCTGCACACGGGCATGGAGAAGCAGGCCGAGTACAAGACCTACACGCAGTCCATCCCGCAGACCGACCGGATGGACTACATCTCGCCCCTGTCGAACAACCTGGCGTTCTGTCTCGCGGCCGAGAAGCTGCTGGGCATCGAGCCGCCCGCGCGCGTGCAGGCGATTCGCGTCCTGCTCTGCGAGCTGACCCGCATCTCGTCCCACTGCGTCTGGGTCGGCACGCACGCCATCGACATCGGGGCGCTGACCGTCTTCTGGTACTCGTTCCGCGAGCGCGAGAAGGTCCTGTCCATCTACGACATGGTCGCCGGCGCCCGCATGACCTCGTCGTACTTCCGTGTCGGCGGCCTGTCCATGGACATTCCGGAAGGATTCCTGGAGCGCTGCGAGAAGTTCGTGGCCGAGATGCCAGGCCACGTGGACGAGTACGAGAACATGCTCACGAAGAACCCCATCTGGCTCGCGCGCACCCGCGACGTCGCGCTGCTCCCGGCGAAGGACGCGGTCGCGTGGGGCGTCACCGGGCCGTCGCTGCGCGGCTCCGGTGTGCGCTACGACATCCGCCGGAACGAACCCTATTCGGGCTACGACACCTACGACTTCGAGGTCCCGGTCGGGCGCGGCGTGGGCGACGCCTACGACCGCTACCTGGTCCGCATGGCCGAGATGCGGCAGTCCGTGCGCATCGCGAAGCAGGCCATCGCGCGCATCCGCGAACTGGGCGAGAAGGGGCTTTACCGGGTGCGGGACTACAAGTACGTGCTGCCTCCCAAGGAGGAGGTGAAGACCTCGATGGAGGCCCTCATCCACCACTTCAAGATCGTCTCGCACGGGTTCTTCCCGCCCGTCGGCGAGGCGTACGCGGCGGTCGAGGCCCCCAAGGGCGAGCTGGGCTTCTGGTTCGTGAGCGACGGCTCGCCGCGGCCGTGGCGCATGAAGGTCCGCAGCCCCTCCTTCATCAACCTGCAGGCGCTGCCGCTCATGATCGAAGGCCGGCTGATCGCCGACGTGATCGCCGCCATCGGCAGCATTGACATCGTGCTGGGAGAGGTGGACCGGTGA
- the nuoE gene encoding NADH-quinone oxidoreductase subunit NuoE, giving the protein MPAEAPAALEWPDDVAREVAEAISHYPVKRSAILPLLWLAQRTWGWVPPAALRLVARTLGLDEPEVFGVATFYTMFNLQPVGRHHLQVCMTLSCSLMGSDRLFRHLEQRLGVGHGETTPDGRFTLRRVECLASCGSGPCMQVGFDYHENLDEAAVDALLERLE; this is encoded by the coding sequence ATGCCGGCGGAGGCGCCGGCCGCGCTCGAGTGGCCCGACGACGTCGCGCGCGAAGTGGCCGAGGCGATCTCGCACTATCCCGTGAAGCGCTCGGCCATCCTGCCGCTGCTGTGGCTGGCGCAGCGCACCTGGGGATGGGTGCCGCCCGCGGCGCTGCGCCTCGTCGCGCGCACGCTCGGCCTGGACGAACCCGAGGTGTTCGGCGTCGCGACCTTCTACACGATGTTCAACCTTCAGCCCGTGGGCCGTCACCATCTGCAGGTGTGCATGACGCTGTCCTGTTCGCTCATGGGCTCGGACCGCCTGTTCCGGCACCTCGAGCAGCGGCTCGGCGTCGGCCACGGCGAGACGACGCCCGACGGGCGCTTCACGCTGCGTCGCGTCGAGTGCCTCGCCTCCTGCGGCAGCGGGCCGTGCATGCAGGTGGGCTTCGATTACCACGAGAACCTCGACGAAGCGGCGGTGGACGCTCTCCTGGAGAGGCTCGAGTGA
- the nuoF gene encoding NADH-quinone oxidoreductase subunit NuoF yields the protein MSNGPLLFKDIDAPGLTGLDGYRRQGGYEALAATLGKKSPEECIEIVKASGLRGRGGAGFPTGLKWSFVPKNSPKPKYIVCNADESEPGTFKDRELMEKNPHLLIEGIVLAGYAIGSATGYIYLRGEFAHLRDTLDRAIAEARAAGLLGENILGSGFGYQIHTHLGAGAYICGEETALLSSLEGYRGQPRLKPPFPAVEGLYASPTVVNNVETLMNVPHILKNGAQWYRQWGTEKSAGTKIMSLSGPVKRPGNYEIPLGLPLRTLIESPEYGGGMRDGMKVKAIIPGGSSVPMMPASQIDTHLDYESLNAVGTFLGSGGVIVIDDQTCIVDALWNISRFYRHESCGKCTPCREGTYWMVEILERIEKGGGRETDIDVLLDVAGNVFGKSFCALGDAAAMPVQGAIKHFRAEFEHHVRNKSCLVNRRRHSVSEVTA from the coding sequence GTGAGCAACGGACCGCTGCTGTTCAAGGACATCGACGCTCCCGGGCTGACCGGCCTCGACGGGTATCGCCGGCAGGGCGGCTACGAGGCGCTCGCGGCGACGCTGGGGAAGAAGTCGCCGGAGGAGTGCATCGAGATCGTCAAGGCCTCCGGCCTGCGCGGTCGCGGCGGCGCAGGCTTCCCGACCGGCCTCAAGTGGAGCTTCGTTCCGAAGAACTCGCCGAAGCCGAAGTACATCGTCTGCAACGCCGACGAGTCCGAGCCCGGGACGTTCAAGGATCGCGAGCTGATGGAGAAGAACCCGCACCTGCTGATCGAGGGGATCGTCCTCGCGGGTTACGCGATCGGCTCGGCGACCGGCTACATCTACCTGCGCGGCGAGTTCGCGCACCTGCGCGACACGCTGGACCGCGCGATCGCGGAGGCCAGGGCCGCCGGCCTGCTGGGCGAGAACATCCTCGGCAGCGGCTTCGGCTACCAGATCCACACGCACCTGGGCGCCGGCGCCTACATCTGCGGCGAGGAAACCGCGCTGCTCAGCTCGCTCGAAGGCTACCGCGGTCAGCCGCGCCTCAAGCCGCCGTTCCCCGCCGTCGAGGGCCTGTACGCGAGCCCGACGGTCGTGAACAACGTCGAGACGCTGATGAACGTGCCGCACATCCTCAAGAACGGCGCGCAGTGGTACCGGCAGTGGGGCACCGAAAAGAGCGCCGGCACGAAGATCATGAGCCTGTCGGGGCCGGTGAAGCGGCCGGGCAACTACGAGATCCCGCTCGGGCTGCCCCTGCGCACACTGATCGAGTCTCCCGAGTACGGCGGCGGGATGCGCGACGGAATGAAGGTCAAGGCGATCATCCCCGGAGGATCGTCGGTGCCGATGATGCCCGCATCGCAGATCGACACCCACCTCGACTACGAATCGCTCAACGCCGTCGGCACGTTCCTCGGCTCGGGCGGGGTCATCGTGATCGACGATCAGACCTGCATCGTGGACGCGCTGTGGAACATCAGCCGTTTCTACCGTCACGAGTCGTGCGGCAAATGCACGCCCTGCCGCGAGGGCACCTACTGGATGGTCGAGATCCTCGAGCGCATCGAAAAGGGCGGCGGCCGGGAGACCGACATCGACGTGCTGCTCGACGTGGCGGGCAACGTGTTCGGCAAGTCCTTCTGCGCGCTCGGCGACGCGGCGGCCATGCCGGTGCAGGGCGCGATCAAGCATTTTCGCGCCGAGTTCGAGCACCACGTGCGGAACAAGAGCTGCCTCGTCAACCGGCGCCGGCACTCGGTGTCGGAGGTGACGGCGTGA
- the nuoG gene encoding NADH-quinone oxidoreductase subunit NuoG, with protein MSGLVRVTINDRTIEVPAGTLVTDAARAAEVHVPIFCSHSKLPPLGACRICVVEVGTPRLGPDRKPVIGPDGRPEIAWNPKVQTGCTTPVSEGMVVRTQSPVALDARKGVMEFLLINHPLDCPVCDEGGECQLQDLAFAFGDDFSRMDEAKRTFESEDLGPIVKKEANRCIVCMRCVRYCDEVMGEDALTAHQRGVRTEISSFNRQPLDCEQCGNCIEVCPVGALTAVPYRFKARPWDLRQHISVCPYCSNGCSVRLGVRGMEILRARGTEYRGVNQEYLCVRGRFGYGFVNAADRLSAPLVRAGESLQPSSWDDAVAFVAMRLGDLARAHGPESIAFLGGERLNVEEQYLFQKLARGVLGTNHVDARTRFTSKVPGDAILRATGGGRPALTFDELCSAQEALVLFEDLQGESPFAQAVLIRGQHQRGLHLTVAHPRRVKLARPKFQGEWLGVKPGAELALVNALTKAALDLGDPEKPASAGTWGLDALKASLSALTGDSVERETGVPAAAVAAAAKRLRSAGRRAIVFGRGVAEHPQAAALLQAIENLAWATGAITDARSSVMYAGPQHDSQGALDMGLVPDFLPGYVPLGDAAGREAFEKGWGRALDRPAGRSALEILEAAAAGSVKALWIASDHLLQSAPDRALVEKALATAELVIVNELFLTGTAQAADVVFPVASFAEKDGVVVNSERRLQKSSRALSPRRGTRADWEVFQAVAQALGAPWKYRTTEDVFREIARLVPGYQGASWAALLPNGWTWSASRRPASLAPAGAPAAAAGAGHWLLAGGTLFTQGSLTARSAPLANLAGQARAYLNGAEASKLGLSAGDPLTLEGPAGSLTLPYEPDDSVPPGAVFVPYAYAAAGLNRLGAPQGAGLRVNLHKAATAAAAPAGAVGRS; from the coding sequence GTGAGCGGCCTGGTTCGCGTCACCATCAACGACCGCACGATCGAGGTTCCCGCGGGCACGCTCGTGACCGACGCGGCGCGGGCCGCCGAAGTCCATGTGCCGATCTTCTGCTCGCACTCGAAGCTGCCGCCGCTCGGCGCCTGCCGCATCTGCGTGGTCGAGGTCGGAACGCCGCGCCTCGGACCGGACCGCAAGCCGGTGATCGGTCCCGACGGCCGCCCCGAGATCGCGTGGAACCCCAAGGTCCAGACGGGCTGCACGACGCCGGTCAGCGAGGGGATGGTCGTGCGCACCCAGTCGCCGGTCGCGCTCGACGCACGCAAGGGCGTCATGGAGTTCCTGCTCATCAACCACCCGCTGGACTGCCCGGTGTGCGACGAGGGCGGAGAGTGCCAGCTGCAGGATCTCGCGTTCGCGTTCGGCGACGACTTCTCGCGCATGGACGAAGCCAAGCGCACGTTCGAGTCCGAGGACCTCGGGCCGATCGTGAAGAAGGAAGCGAACCGCTGCATCGTCTGCATGCGCTGCGTGCGCTATTGCGACGAGGTGATGGGCGAGGACGCGCTCACCGCGCACCAGCGCGGCGTGCGCACCGAGATCTCGTCCTTCAACCGCCAGCCCCTCGACTGCGAGCAGTGCGGCAACTGCATCGAGGTCTGTCCGGTCGGCGCGCTCACGGCCGTGCCGTACCGCTTCAAGGCGCGCCCCTGGGACCTGCGCCAGCACATCAGCGTGTGCCCGTACTGTTCGAACGGCTGCTCCGTCCGCCTGGGCGTTCGCGGCATGGAGATCCTGCGCGCGCGCGGCACCGAGTACCGCGGCGTGAACCAGGAGTACCTGTGCGTGCGCGGGCGCTTCGGCTACGGATTCGTGAACGCCGCCGACCGGCTGTCCGCGCCGCTGGTGCGCGCCGGCGAGTCGCTGCAGCCGTCGTCGTGGGACGACGCGGTCGCCTTCGTGGCGATGCGCCTGGGCGACCTCGCGCGCGCGCACGGCCCCGAGTCCATCGCCTTCCTCGGTGGGGAGCGGCTCAACGTCGAGGAGCAGTACCTGTTCCAGAAGCTGGCGCGCGGCGTTCTCGGCACGAACCACGTGGACGCGCGCACCCGCTTCACCTCGAAGGTGCCCGGCGACGCGATCCTGCGGGCCACGGGCGGCGGCCGGCCGGCCCTGACGTTCGACGAGCTGTGCAGCGCCCAGGAGGCGCTGGTGCTGTTCGAGGACCTGCAGGGCGAGTCGCCGTTCGCGCAGGCCGTGCTGATCCGCGGCCAGCACCAGCGGGGCCTGCACCTGACGGTCGCGCACCCTCGGCGCGTCAAGCTCGCGCGCCCGAAGTTCCAGGGCGAGTGGCTGGGCGTGAAGCCCGGCGCCGAGCTGGCGCTGGTGAACGCGCTGACGAAGGCCGCCCTCGATCTGGGCGATCCGGAGAAGCCGGCGTCCGCCGGCACGTGGGGGCTCGACGCCCTCAAGGCCTCGCTGTCCGCGCTGACGGGCGATTCGGTCGAGCGGGAGACGGGCGTTCCCGCGGCGGCGGTCGCGGCGGCGGCGAAGCGGCTGCGCTCGGCCGGGCGCAGGGCGATCGTCTTCGGCCGCGGCGTGGCGGAGCACCCGCAGGCGGCGGCCCTGCTGCAGGCGATCGAGAACCTCGCCTGGGCGACGGGCGCGATCACCGACGCGCGCTCGAGCGTGATGTACGCCGGGCCGCAGCACGACTCGCAGGGCGCGCTCGACATGGGTCTCGTGCCCGACTTCCTGCCCGGGTACGTGCCGCTCGGCGACGCCGCGGGTCGCGAAGCGTTCGAGAAAGGCTGGGGCCGCGCGCTCGATCGCCCGGCGGGTCGGAGCGCGCTCGAGATTCTCGAGGCCGCGGCGGCCGGAAGTGTGAAGGCGCTGTGGATCGCCAGCGACCACCTGCTGCAGAGCGCGCCGGACCGCGCGCTCGTCGAGAAGGCGCTCGCCACGGCCGAGCTGGTGATCGTCAACGAACTCTTCCTGACCGGCACGGCGCAGGCCGCGGACGTCGTTTTCCCGGTCGCGTCGTTCGCCGAGAAGGACGGCGTGGTCGTGAACAGCGAACGCCGCCTGCAGAAGTCCTCGCGCGCGCTTTCGCCCCGGCGCGGCACGCGCGCCGACTGGGAGGTCTTCCAGGCCGTCGCCCAGGCGCTGGGCGCGCCGTGGAAGTACCGCACGACCGAGGACGTCTTCCGCGAGATCGCACGGCTCGTGCCCGGCTACCAGGGCGCGAGCTGGGCGGCGCTGCTGCCGAACGGCTGGACGTGGAGCGCCTCGCGCCGCCCCGCCTCGCTCGCGCCGGCGGGCGCGCCCGCGGCGGCCGCGGGCGCCGGTCACTGGCTGCTCGCGGGCGGTACGCTGTTCACGCAGGGCAGCCTGACCGCGCGCTCGGCGCCGCTGGCCAACCTCGCCGGGCAGGCGCGGGCGTACCTGAACGGCGCCGAGGCCTCGAAG